Proteins from a single region of Flavobacterium sp. YJ01:
- a CDS encoding zinc-dependent alcohol dehydrogenase, with translation MKAAVIHGPGSIKYDTVEDPKIIAQDDIILKVTSTAICGSDLHIYSGAMPTTPMVLGHEFMGIVEETGSAVTHLKRGDRVVVPFPIACGNCFFCNHDVPGNCEHSNPEHYGPEGGILTEKGGALFGYTDLYGGYDGGQAQYVRVPYANYGPRVVPEDLSDEQLLFLTDIFPTGYTGVDWGEVKGGETVAIFGSGPVGIMAAKSAWLRGAAQVIVVDTLQFRLDKAKATAGCTTILWQNGPKDVVEQIRSLTNGRGADVCIDAVGFEPDRNLADRIKATINFEKGSTKVLEACMSAVRRSGIVSVLGVYPVNYDNFPIGQFFDKGIILKGGQAPAHKHIDKLLEYVVQGKVKLEDIITHRLPLSEISHAYDIFKKREDGCVKVVLDPWK, from the coding sequence ATGAAAGCAGCAGTTATTCACGGACCTGGTTCGATTAAATATGATACGGTAGAAGATCCAAAAATCATAGCACAGGATGATATTATTCTAAAAGTTACTTCCACGGCAATATGCGGATCGGATCTGCATATTTATTCTGGTGCCATGCCAACAACTCCCATGGTGCTTGGCCATGAATTTATGGGTATTGTGGAGGAAACGGGCTCGGCTGTCACCCACCTGAAAAGAGGGGACCGAGTTGTGGTTCCTTTCCCGATTGCCTGCGGGAATTGTTTTTTCTGCAATCACGATGTTCCGGGCAACTGTGAGCACAGCAACCCCGAACATTACGGTCCTGAGGGTGGAATTCTCACAGAGAAAGGCGGGGCACTTTTCGGTTATACAGACCTCTATGGCGGGTATGACGGAGGTCAAGCACAGTATGTGCGCGTACCATATGCCAATTACGGACCCAGAGTTGTTCCTGAAGATCTAAGTGATGAGCAGCTTCTTTTTCTAACCGACATATTCCCGACAGGCTATACCGGGGTGGACTGGGGGGAAGTCAAGGGCGGGGAAACCGTAGCGATATTTGGTTCGGGACCTGTTGGTATCATGGCGGCCAAAAGCGCCTGGCTTAGAGGCGCGGCGCAGGTCATTGTAGTTGACACACTTCAGTTTAGACTCGATAAAGCTAAAGCTACAGCGGGCTGTACCACAATTCTATGGCAGAATGGGCCTAAAGATGTTGTTGAACAGATCCGTTCTCTTACAAATGGCCGCGGCGCAGATGTCTGCATTGACGCGGTTGGATTTGAACCGGACCGTAATTTAGCTGACCGTATTAAGGCAACCATCAATTTCGAAAAAGGATCAACAAAAGTTTTAGAAGCCTGCATGAGCGCCGTAAGAAGAAGCGGAATTGTTTCTGTTTTGGGTGTTTATCCTGTCAACTATGATAATTTTCCGATAGGACAGTTTTTTGATAAAGGGATAATCCTAAAAGGAGGGCAGGCTCCGGCTCACAAACACATTGATAAACTTTTAGAATATGTGGTTCAGGGAAAGGTGAAGCTAGAAGACATTATAACGCACAGACTGCCGTTGAGTGAGATTTCACATGCTTACGATATTTTCAAAAAACGTGAAGACGGATGTGTAAAAGTAGTACTTGATCCGTGGAAATAG